The following are from one region of the Indicator indicator isolate 239-I01 chromosome 14, UM_Iind_1.1, whole genome shotgun sequence genome:
- the TNFRSF13C gene encoding tumor necrosis factor receptor superfamily member 13C — MRELGSRSRSAMSLSGKAAAPSSCLSSQCFDLLTKSCVECSELFKDNTTEPTRTVPTSTLVPTLPSVDLPNTVLVIGVPVTVAIILALAALWVFLACKVQKRRRKRKAMDEEAKGNMDAASPLPGPSYQDPAMVEGDTTLTPAPYPHLNEGLKMMEPPRKATAKRSPCCQGDANGDVILLSAVYPQHEECSHSFPLPATELGATVLVTTKTTQNFA; from the exons ATGCGGGAGCTGGGATCTCGCTCCCGCTCCGCCATGTCCTTGTCAGGaaaagctgctgctccctcctcctgcctctcctcccagTGCTTCGACCTCCTGACAAAGTCCTGTGTGGAGTGCTCTGAGTTGTTCAAGGACAACACAA cagagcctaCCCGCACAGTTCCCACCTCTACTTTGGTGCCCACCCTCCCCTCAGTGGACCTGCCCAACACTGTCCTGGTCATCGGGGTCCCAGTGACAGTGGCGATCATCCTggctctggctgctctctgggtCTTCCTGGCCTGCAAGGTACAGAAgcggaggaggaagaggaaggcaaTGGACGAGGAGGCCAAAG GAAACATGGATGCCGCCAGCCCTCTGCCTGGTCCAAGCTACCAGGACCCTGCCATGGTGGAGGGAGATACCACCCTGACCCCAGCTCCATATCCACATCTCAATGAAGGCCTGAAGATGATGGAGCCACCCAGAAAAGCTACGGCAAAGCGAAGCCCATGCTGCCAGGGTGATGCCAACGGCGACGTcatcctgctctctgctgtgtacCCCCAGCACGAGGAgtgcagccacagcttcccacTACCTGCCACTGAGCTTGGGGCCACAGTCCTGGTCACCACCAAAACCACCCAGAActttgcctga
- the CENPM gene encoding centromere protein M: protein MAVLRPFDKLPALNSATILLVGSDEGLQEKLAKAMLQEKKNFRLNIHLATSLPLPSERDHLRPRIDLVVFMLDIKSKYSLRNVEASLDYVDARFFLGKVCFLVTGVGRVNYSSIEVNAIWRLGEVYCSPVLFCELELDGIRVATAQRLLRMLQICAGHVPGVSALYFSSLMRNSADY, encoded by the exons ATGGCGGTACTGCGGCCCTTCGACAAGCTCCCGGCGCTGAACTCTGCCACCATCCTG CTGGTAGGTTCGGATGAAGGCCTCCAGGAGAAGCTGGCGAAGGCGATGCTCCAAGAGAAGAAGAATTTCAGGCTCAATAT TCACCTTGCTACATCCCTCCCCTTGCCTTCAGAGAGGGATCACCTTCGGCCCAGGATAGATTTGGTTGTGTTTATGCTTGACATCAAGAGCAAATACAG CTTGAGGAACGTTGAAGCTTCCCTAGATTATGTGGATGCCAGGTTCTTCTTGGGGAAAGTGTGCTTTCTTGTCACTGGGG TTGGCAGGGTGAACTACTCCAGCATAGAGGTGAATGCCATCTGGAGACTGGGTGAAGTCTACTGCAgtcctgtgctgttctgtgagCTGGAG TTGGATGGGATACGAGTTGCCACTGCTCAGCGACTTCTCCGGATGTTACAGATCTGTGCTGGTCATGTACCAGGAGTTTCTGCCTTGTACTTTAGCTCACTGATGAGAAACTCTGCTGATTACTAG
- the SMIM45 gene encoding protein SMIM45 gives MPHFLDWFVPVYLMISILILVGFGACIYYFEPGLQEAHKWRTQRPIMERDLRKTLMIRDNLAFGVPEV, from the coding sequence ATGCCTCACTTCTTGGATTGGTTTGTGCCAGTGTATCTGATGATCTCCATTCTCATCCTGGTGGGCTTTGGAGCTTGCATTTACTACTTTGAGCCAGGACTCCAGGAAGCCCACAAGTGGCGAACACAGAGACCGATCATGGAACGAGACCTTCGGAAGACACTGATGATTCGGGACAACTTGGCCTTTGGGGTGCCTGAGGTATGA